In Deinococcus sp. QL22, the following are encoded in one genomic region:
- a CDS encoding sorbosone dehydrogenase family protein produces the protein MLRPLLLSGALALSASACAQTSSPSPFSVPDGFRVTLFAEGFKQPRFMAVAPGGDVFVSDQGAGTVTVLADANRDGKADGKTVFASGLNRPHGLAFHGGFLYVANTDGVVRFKFMSGDVKASGAAQKVVDLPGGGGHSTRTVEFGPDGKMYVSVGSTCNVCEESDPRRAAIWVYDAEGKNGKLFASGLRNAVGLEWNGSTLYATNNGRDQLGDDIPPEGFYRVQAGGFYGWPYCYTTQAGKAQVWDKDFGRKNASTCANATPAFALTTAHSAPLGLAFYTGNAFPAAYRGMMFSALHGSWNRSQKSGYKVIMIDPKTGKTTDFLTGFLSGQRVLGRPVDLVVAADGAMLLTDDGAGKVWRIQYAGN, from the coding sequence ATGCTTCGCCCCCTCCTGCTTTCCGGCGCACTCGCGCTGTCGGCTTCGGCCTGTGCCCAAACATCGTCTCCATCGCCCTTTTCCGTGCCAGACGGCTTCCGCGTCACCCTGTTCGCCGAAGGGTTCAAGCAGCCGCGTTTTATGGCCGTCGCGCCGGGCGGAGACGTGTTCGTGTCTGATCAGGGGGCGGGCACCGTGACCGTGCTGGCCGATGCCAACCGCGACGGCAAGGCAGACGGCAAAACCGTGTTCGCGTCGGGTCTGAACCGCCCGCACGGACTGGCCTTCCACGGCGGGTTTTTGTATGTAGCCAATACCGACGGCGTGGTGCGCTTCAAATTCATGTCGGGCGACGTGAAGGCCAGCGGTGCGGCGCAAAAAGTGGTGGATCTGCCGGGCGGCGGCGGGCATTCGACCCGTACCGTAGAATTTGGCCCAGACGGCAAAATGTACGTGTCGGTAGGCAGCACCTGCAATGTATGCGAGGAAAGCGACCCTCGCCGCGCCGCCATCTGGGTCTACGATGCCGAGGGCAAAAACGGCAAACTCTTCGCGTCGGGCCTGCGAAATGCGGTGGGCCTGGAGTGGAACGGCAGCACGTTATACGCCACCAATAATGGGCGCGACCAACTGGGCGACGACATTCCGCCCGAAGGGTTTTACCGCGTGCAAGCAGGTGGATTTTACGGCTGGCCGTACTGCTACACCACGCAGGCAGGCAAAGCCCAAGTCTGGGACAAGGATTTTGGTCGCAAAAATGCCAGCACTTGTGCCAACGCCACGCCCGCCTTTGCCCTGACCACCGCGCACTCGGCCCCGCTTGGTCTGGCCTTCTACACCGGCAACGCCTTCCCCGCCGCCTACCGGGGCATGATGTTTTCTGCTCTGCACGGCAGCTGGAACCGCTCGCAAAAGAGCGGCTACAAAGTAATTATGATCGACCCGAAAACGGGCAAGACCACGGATTTCTTGACCGGATTCCTGTCGGGTCAAAGGGTGCTGGGGCGGCCTGTAGACCTGGTGGTGGCCGCCGACGGGGCCATGCTGCTCACCGATGACGGCGCGGGCAAGGTGTGGCGGATTCAGTACGCCGGAAATTGA
- a CDS encoding mismatch-specific DNA-glycosylase, whose product MSGPSSDPYLVPDVLQPGLTLVLIGTAPSKISARAQAYYANPQNKFWSVLHSVGLTPRQLSPHDYALLPTWGIGLTDVAKRHSGVDAALPAEAWAPEELRQKIRTHAPQVVAFTSKRGASEVLGKATGRLPYGVQTDLLEGAEVWVLPSTSPLGHTHFVLEPWQALAERVAELRGLRV is encoded by the coding sequence ATGAGCGGGCCATCTAGCGACCCCTATCTCGTCCCCGACGTGTTGCAGCCGGGGCTGACGCTGGTGCTGATCGGCACGGCCCCCAGCAAGATCAGTGCGCGGGCGCAGGCCTACTACGCCAACCCCCAAAACAAGTTCTGGAGCGTGCTACACAGCGTGGGCCTCACGCCCCGGCAACTGTCGCCCCACGATTACGCGCTGTTGCCCACCTGGGGGATCGGCCTGACCGATGTTGCCAAACGGCATTCGGGTGTAGACGCTGCCTTGCCCGCTGAGGCATGGGCACCCGAAGAATTGCGCCAAAAAATTCGCACCCACGCGCCGCAAGTGGTGGCTTTTACCAGCAAACGCGGCGCGTCCGAGGTGTTGGGCAAAGCCACCGGGCGCTTGCCCTACGGCGTGCAGACCGACTTGCTGGAGGGGGCAGAAGTGTGGGTCTTGCCGTCTACGAGTCCATTGGGTCACACCCATTTTGTGCTGGAGCCCTGGCAGGCGCTGGCGGAGCGCGTGGCGGAGTTGCGGGGTCTAAGGGTCTAA
- a CDS encoding sulfite oxidase-like oxidoreductase produces the protein MLGRFFKKPENDMGGRVPPGQTLTTRFPVLTYGPAQRYAAADVVIRITGLAEEKTLTWAELMALPQTTLTYDIHCVTHWSKLDTTWTGVRVVDLMQHLKLKPGATHVMQHSVGGYTTNLSLEDFTRPENLLAYEFDGEPLEAEHGGPLRLVVPHLYFWKSAKWLTGLEFMADDEPGFWERNGYHMRGDPFKDERYSD, from the coding sequence ATGTTAGGCAGATTTTTCAAGAAGCCCGAGAACGATATGGGAGGCCGCGTGCCGCCCGGTCAGACCCTTACCACCCGGTTTCCGGTGCTGACCTATGGCCCGGCCCAACGCTACGCAGCGGCCGATGTGGTGATCCGTATAACCGGGCTGGCCGAGGAAAAAACGCTGACATGGGCCGAACTGATGGCTCTGCCGCAAACCACCCTGACCTACGATATTCACTGCGTGACCCACTGGAGCAAGCTGGATACTACCTGGACGGGTGTGCGGGTCGTAGACCTGATGCAACATCTAAAGCTGAAGCCGGGGGCCACCCACGTCATGCAGCACAGCGTCGGCGGGTATACCACCAACCTCAGCCTCGAAGACTTTACGCGCCCCGAAAACTTGTTGGCCTACGAATTTGACGGTGAGCCGCTGGAAGCTGAACACGGCGGGCCGCTGCGTCTGGTGGTGCCGCACCTGTACTTCTGGAAGAGTGCCAAATGGCTGACCGGCCTGGAGTTTATGGCCGACGATGAACCCGGATTCTGGGAGCGCAACGGCTATCACATGCGGGGCGATCCGTTTAAAGATGAGCGGTATAGCGACTGA
- a CDS encoding DUF4032 domain-containing protein, with protein sequence MHANNQARHEVERARLLADVRDLLGILRREPNELLPFDWMKHLGPQGEHQLGLQAIPVDQITGSVDRYREFDRHYLPKEKHLDERWIGVRSAQLEGKELPPIQVYKVGDLYFVKDGNHRVSVARRQGQKYIDANVIELNVTVPPEEHDTLKDLIIKGEYAHFLRETNLDQIVPNHSGILFTTPGRYDRLLEHIRTRQYFLDRKPGRAGLPPVTWEEAVESWYKRLYCRILENIDKHDVMTRFPGRTEADLYLWIMDHRYFLTTQEGHDIGSEEATKDFRAHYAPPLYKRLGQRVQLLLKGELDPAR encoded by the coding sequence ATGCACGCCAACAATCAGGCCAGACATGAAGTCGAACGTGCCCGCTTACTCGCCGATGTGCGGGACTTGCTGGGCATCTTGCGCCGTGAACCCAATGAACTCTTGCCCTTCGACTGGATGAAACATCTTGGCCCTCAAGGTGAGCACCAGTTGGGCTTGCAAGCTATTCCCGTCGATCAGATCACCGGTTCTGTTGACCGCTACCGCGAGTTTGACCGCCACTACCTGCCCAAAGAAAAGCACCTCGATGAGCGCTGGATCGGCGTGCGGAGTGCCCAGTTGGAAGGCAAGGAACTGCCGCCCATTCAGGTCTACAAAGTCGGCGATCTGTACTTCGTGAAAGACGGCAACCACCGCGTCAGCGTGGCGCGTCGGCAGGGTCAGAAATACATAGACGCCAACGTGATCGAACTGAACGTGACCGTGCCGCCCGAAGAGCACGACACCCTGAAAGACCTGATCATCAAGGGCGAATACGCGCACTTTTTGCGTGAGACCAACCTTGACCAGATCGTGCCGAACCACAGTGGAATTCTATTTACCACGCCGGGCCGCTATGACCGCCTGCTGGAACACATCCGGACTCGGCAGTATTTTCTAGACCGCAAACCCGGACGCGCGGGTCTGCCGCCCGTGACCTGGGAAGAAGCCGTGGAAAGCTGGTACAAGCGCCTGTATTGCCGAATCCTGGAAAACATAGACAAGCACGACGTGATGACCCGATTTCCGGGCCGCACCGAAGCCGACCTGTACCTGTGGATCATGGATCACCGCTACTTTTTAACCACCCAGGAAGGCCACGACATAGGCAGCGAGGAAGCCACCAAAGATTTCCGTGCCCACTACGCGCCGCCGCTGTACAAACGCCTGGGCCAGCGGGTGCAACTGCTGCTGAAGGGCGAACTCGATCCAGCGAGGTAA
- a CDS encoding Asp23/Gls24 family envelope stress response protein, protein MTGSIHITEAALASLIGLTAHEIPGVVGMAPANLKEGLSRVLGRANVSDGVVISKDAQGDLTADLYIVAAYGVSIPTVARNIVDRVVHTVRGQAGIELKATRVHAVGVQRA, encoded by the coding sequence GTGACTGGCTCCATCCATATTACCGAGGCGGCCCTCGCCTCGCTTATCGGCCTGACGGCCCACGAAATTCCGGGCGTGGTGGGCATGGCCCCCGCGAATCTTAAGGAAGGTCTGTCCCGTGTGCTGGGCCGCGCCAATGTCAGCGATGGCGTGGTGATTTCCAAGGACGCTCAGGGGGACCTGACCGCCGACCTGTACATCGTGGCGGCCTACGGTGTCAGCATTCCCACGGTGGCCCGCAACATCGTTGACCGCGTGGTGCATACCGTGCGCGGGCAAGCAGGCATAGAACTGAAAGCCACCCGGGTTCATGCCGTGGGGGTTCAACGTGCATAG
- a CDS encoding DAK2 domain-containing protein translates to MNKEMLTLSPADLAHMLRTATDWLGVYREQVNALNVYPVPDGDTGTNMHLTMQSVRRELDTCDETLMPSVARAISYGALLGARGNSGVILSQLLKGFAETLKDQKSVDAGTLIAAFAAAQKAGYGAVMKPVEGTILTVARGVADGAASVTDKAATIDTVLEQSLFGGQKLLDQTPEMLPALKQAGVIDSGGQGYLYLVQGMLAALRGEALPEAPDVTSYAQQQFDNEEFGYCTEFLMSEATKPIEEIRELVTPFGDSLLVVGAEGYVKGHIHTNEPDALLAMVGRYGRMLKTKVEDMSEQHTEILGMTGAAARAEEEVPESGLVAVASGYGLVKLFRSLGARIVSGGQTANPSVQDIVDAVRSVSAKKVLILPNNKNVLMAAEKAMELMEGRAVVVPTRTLGQGVGAALAFNADADAESLKAEMTESAAKVTTFEVTRASRTTNITTKDGRTLAITEGDVIGLQDDELMQAGGSPEDSVLEMLNRGYSGQEVITVFGGPQKTLEDLEALSGRIEKEFPMAELEAHAGGPDLYDYLVTIE, encoded by the coding sequence ATGAATAAAGAGATGCTGACGCTTTCTCCGGCAGATTTGGCGCACATGCTGAGAACCGCCACCGACTGGCTGGGCGTGTACCGCGAACAGGTGAACGCCCTAAACGTGTACCCCGTGCCGGACGGCGACACCGGAACCAACATGCACCTGACCATGCAGTCGGTGCGCCGCGAGCTCGATACCTGCGACGAAACCCTGATGCCCAGCGTGGCCCGCGCCATCAGCTACGGCGCCCTCTTGGGCGCTCGCGGCAACAGCGGCGTCATTTTGTCCCAGCTTCTTAAAGGCTTTGCCGAAACGCTGAAAGACCAGAAATCTGTGGACGCTGGCACCCTGATCGCTGCCTTTGCCGCCGCCCAGAAAGCCGGATACGGGGCCGTCATGAAGCCCGTGGAAGGCACCATTCTGACCGTTGCGCGGGGCGTGGCCGATGGAGCCGCCAGCGTGACCGACAAGGCCGCCACCATTGATACGGTGCTGGAACAATCCCTGTTTGGCGGCCAGAAACTGCTGGATCAGACACCCGAAATGCTGCCCGCGCTGAAGCAGGCAGGCGTGATCGATTCGGGGGGTCAGGGGTACCTGTATCTGGTGCAGGGCATGTTGGCGGCCCTGCGCGGCGAAGCGTTGCCCGAAGCGCCCGACGTGACCAGCTACGCGCAGCAGCAGTTTGACAACGAGGAATTTGGCTACTGCACCGAATTCCTGATGAGCGAGGCCACCAAGCCCATCGAAGAAATCCGCGAACTGGTGACGCCGTTTGGCGACAGCCTGCTGGTGGTGGGCGCGGAAGGCTACGTGAAGGGCCACATTCATACCAATGAACCCGACGCGCTGCTGGCGATGGTGGGCCGCTACGGACGAATGCTGAAAACCAAAGTGGAGGACATGTCCGAGCAACACACCGAAATCCTGGGCATGACCGGAGCCGCTGCCCGCGCTGAGGAAGAAGTGCCGGAGTCGGGCCTGGTGGCGGTGGCAAGTGGCTACGGCTTGGTCAAACTGTTCCGAAGCCTCGGCGCACGCATCGTGTCGGGCGGGCAGACGGCCAACCCCAGCGTGCAGGACATCGTAGACGCGGTTCGCAGCGTGAGTGCCAAGAAAGTGCTGATTTTGCCCAACAACAAAAACGTGCTGATGGCCGCCGAAAAAGCGATGGAGCTGATGGAAGGCCGCGCCGTGGTGGTGCCGACGCGCACGCTGGGGCAGGGTGTAGGCGCAGCCTTGGCCTTTAACGCCGACGCAGACGCCGAAAGCCTGAAAGCCGAGATGACCGAAAGCGCGGCAAAAGTCACGACGTTTGAAGTCACGCGGGCCAGCCGAACCACCAATATCACCACCAAAGATGGCCGCACCCTCGCCATTACCGAAGGTGACGTGATCGGGTTGCAAGACGACGAACTGATGCAGGCGGGCGGCAGCCCCGAAGACAGCGTGCTGGAAATGCTGAACCGGGGCTACAGCGGCCAAGAAGTCATTACGGTATTCGGCGGCCCCCAAAAAACCTTGGAAGATTTGGAAGCCTTGTCGGGCCGCATAGAGAAGGAATTCCCGATGGCCGAACTGGAAGCCCACGCGGGCGGGCCGGATTTATACGACTACCTGGTCACAATCGAGTAG
- a CDS encoding bifunctional UDP-sugar hydrolase/5'-nucleotidase — protein MKPFNRTALLLVTSALALTACAPSGEVRYAPEAVDITVLGLNDFHGNLQPTSFTKAGEKTAISAGGVEAIAAEVNDARKANPNTILVGGGDLIGASPAISSLLRDEPSIYALNQIGLKVSSLGNHEFDQGLKELFRMQNGGCDSNDTAKACKFDPNYSGATFKWLGANVVYKADGTSPFQPYSIQDIGGAKVAFIGAVTVSTTGLVSPDGIKELNFLDEAESVNKYIPELKAAKVDAIVMLIHEGGEISTGNSDNYSTVGCKSLKESSPIVQIARRVDPAVTAIISGHSHTGYNCLVPDPKGNDRIVIQGDFYGHLLQRLNLTVDKANHEVMKVSAQNLVVDYTARKANNTLDFGMTQLVTTADAKTTAVKSVFVANLGVPQIQRGISNARNTESALGDVIADAQVFATQAQGTQISLMNPGGIRADLPDTTQIKPNNAINFGDVFAVQPFGNTMVVMDLTGQQIKDVLEQQWSGSNATAVKLLQVSEGFSYSYTDAAPAGSKVNIADIKFNGQPIDPAANYRVAVNNFLAAGGDFFSVFTQGKNVVQLPNLSDVDAFAQYLKAKGSTLTNTVKGRIIKK, from the coding sequence ATGAAACCCTTCAACAGGACAGCTTTGCTGCTGGTCACTTCGGCACTCGCTCTTACTGCCTGCGCTCCAAGTGGCGAAGTGCGGTATGCCCCCGAGGCCGTAGACATCACGGTGTTGGGCCTGAATGACTTCCACGGCAACCTCCAACCCACCAGCTTTACCAAAGCGGGCGAGAAAACCGCCATCAGCGCGGGTGGCGTAGAAGCCATCGCTGCAGAAGTGAACGATGCCCGTAAGGCCAACCCCAACACAATTTTGGTGGGCGGCGGCGACCTGATCGGCGCAAGCCCCGCCATCAGTAGCCTGCTGCGCGACGAACCCAGCATCTACGCCCTGAACCAGATCGGCCTCAAAGTCAGTTCGCTGGGCAACCACGAATTCGATCAGGGCCTCAAGGAACTGTTCCGCATGCAGAACGGCGGCTGCGACAGCAACGACACCGCCAAGGCCTGCAAATTCGACCCCAACTACAGCGGCGCGACCTTCAAATGGTTGGGCGCGAACGTGGTCTATAAAGCAGACGGTACGTCCCCCTTCCAGCCCTATTCCATTCAGGATATCGGCGGAGCGAAAGTGGCGTTTATTGGTGCGGTCACCGTGTCGACCACCGGCCTCGTGTCGCCCGACGGCATCAAGGAACTGAACTTTTTGGACGAAGCCGAGTCGGTCAACAAGTACATTCCGGAACTGAAGGCCGCCAAAGTAGACGCCATCGTGATGCTGATTCATGAAGGCGGCGAGATTTCTACGGGCAATAGCGATAACTACAGCACCGTCGGCTGTAAAAGCCTCAAGGAAAGTAGCCCTATCGTGCAGATCGCCAGGCGGGTTGATCCTGCTGTGACCGCCATCATCAGCGGGCATAGCCATACGGGCTACAACTGCCTCGTGCCCGATCCTAAAGGCAACGACCGCATCGTCATTCAGGGCGACTTTTACGGTCACCTGCTCCAGCGCCTGAACCTGACCGTAGACAAAGCCAACCATGAAGTGATGAAGGTCAGCGCTCAAAATCTGGTGGTGGATTACACGGCCCGCAAAGCCAACAACACACTTGATTTCGGTATGACCCAACTGGTAACTACCGCCGATGCCAAGACCACCGCCGTGAAATCGGTATTCGTGGCTAACCTCGGCGTGCCCCAGATTCAGCGTGGTATCAGCAATGCCCGGAACACCGAATCTGCACTGGGCGACGTGATTGCCGATGCACAGGTATTCGCGACGCAGGCGCAGGGCACCCAGATTTCGCTGATGAATCCCGGCGGTATCCGCGCCGACTTGCCCGACACCACCCAGATCAAGCCTAACAATGCCATTAACTTTGGCGACGTATTCGCCGTGCAGCCCTTTGGCAACACGATGGTCGTGATGGACTTGACCGGACAGCAGATCAAAGACGTGCTAGAGCAGCAGTGGAGCGGCAGCAATGCCACCGCCGTCAAGCTGCTTCAGGTCAGCGAAGGCTTTAGCTACAGCTACACCGACGCCGCGCCCGCAGGCAGTAAGGTCAATATCGCCGACATCAAGTTCAACGGACAGCCTATTGATCCAGCGGCCAATTACCGTGTGGCCGTCAACAACTTCCTGGCCGCAGGCGGTGACTTCTTCAGCGTCTTTACGCAGGGTAAGAACGTCGTTCAGCTTCCCAATCTGTCCGATGTAGACGCCTTTGCCCAGTATCTGAAAGCCAAGGGCAGCACCCTAACCAACACGGTCAAGGGCCGGATTATCAAGAAGTAA
- the murF gene encoding UDP-N-acetylmuramoyl-tripeptide--D-alanyl-D-alanine ligase: MLDPHAALPFAAAVHPLARPALRLTWDSREASPEVAFVALPGEKMHGNRFVEAALAAGAPFVLTDLNVERAVRVPDAQQALFEWARRERAKNGLVVGITGSAGKTTAKSYVAAALDAHFMPVFNTLPAIACFLIEFGGSTKPLVVEMGIDRVGEMAELVDLVRPDVGVITTIGATHLEALGTVDTVAFEKGHILRDVAARPIRSVVGAQAAAYFPGTDTYGFGGATFAGQDLEVTPEGASFIYAGQPVSLPHAATVQAEAAVLALALAQSARMSLSEAARRMAAAEVPGGRYRVHPGRYTVIDDAYNASPIAVTAALEALNGFPGRRVSVLGRMLELGDTERALHAEVGDYARAKADVTYGVGAFAAELGERAYRTVPELLAALLADTSDGDVILVKASRGISWTPQQRAEEGVGLDTVVGALLAGR, encoded by the coding sequence ATGCTCGATCCGCACGCCGCCCTGCCCTTTGCTGCCGCCGTTCATCCCCTGGCCCGGCCCGCCCTGCGCCTGACCTGGGACTCACGGGAAGCCTCGCCCGAGGTAGCATTTGTGGCCTTGCCCGGCGAAAAAATGCACGGCAACCGCTTTGTAGAGGCGGCGTTGGCGGCAGGCGCACCTTTTGTCCTGACTGATTTGAACGTAGAGCGGGCCGTGCGCGTGCCCGATGCCCAGCAAGCCCTGTTTGAGTGGGCGCGGCGCGAGAGGGCCAAGAATGGTCTGGTGGTCGGAATCACGGGCAGCGCGGGTAAAACTACGGCCAAAAGCTACGTGGCCGCCGCGCTGGACGCCCACTTTATGCCTGTGTTCAATACCCTGCCCGCCATTGCCTGCTTTCTGATCGAATTTGGGGGCAGCACTAAGCCGCTGGTGGTCGAAATGGGCATAGACCGCGTGGGTGAAATGGCCGAACTTGTTGACCTGGTGCGGCCTGATGTGGGCGTGATTACCACCATCGGAGCCACGCATCTGGAGGCGCTGGGAACAGTAGACACCGTGGCGTTCGAGAAGGGTCATATCTTGCGGGACGTAGCGGCCCGGCCGATTCGCTCTGTGGTGGGCGCACAGGCCGCCGCCTATTTTCCGGGAACAGATACCTATGGATTTGGGGGCGCGACCTTTGCTGGACAGGATTTAGAGGTGACTCCGGAAGGTGCGAGCTTTATCTACGCGGGCCAACCCGTGAGCCTGCCGCATGCCGCAACGGTGCAGGCCGAAGCCGCCGTGCTGGCGCTGGCGCTGGCGCAGAGTGCCCGAATGTCGCTGAGCGAAGCAGCTAGGCGTATGGCCGCCGCAGAGGTTCCGGGGGGGCGTTACCGGGTGCATCCGGGCCGCTACACGGTCATAGACGACGCCTACAACGCTTCCCCCATTGCCGTGACCGCCGCGCTGGAGGCCCTGAATGGCTTTCCGGGCCGCCGCGTGAGTGTGCTGGGGCGAATGCTGGAACTGGGCGACACCGAACGCGCCCTACACGCCGAAGTCGGGGACTATGCGCGGGCCAAAGCCGACGTGACCTACGGCGTGGGTGCATTTGCCGCCGAACTGGGCGAGCGGGCCTACCGGACGGTGCCGGAACTCCTGGCCGCGCTGCTGGCCGATACCAGTGATGGCGACGTGATTCTGGTGAAGGCCAGCCGGGGCATCAGCTGGACGCCGCAGCAACGGGCGGAGGAAGGGGTAGGGCTGGATACGGTGGTGGGGGCGCTGCTGGCGGGGCGGTGA